One genomic region from Augochlora pura isolate Apur16 chromosome 7, APUR_v2.2.1, whole genome shotgun sequence encodes:
- the Fwe gene encoding calcium channel flower isoform X2: protein MSISEKIMTIMQRPGQDPVAKDDVPWWMKYAGRGLGTVGSLIAIFLGAWNCVFIIFGSINCLISGLWQMVAGFVVVMIEAPCCCLFIDFVQNLSDWVEQRPYWNRAAAYCLMAVPPVFACLGINSLFGSGLIFATGVIYGLMSLGRKGSRPDQAGMTSGMGSPQGSVPPSTTDHPTTIVEDPGDWRRS from the exons ATG TCGATCTCTGAAAAAATAATGACGATCATGCAAAGGCCAGGACAAGATCCTGTTGCCAAGGACGATGTACCTTGGTGGATGAAATATGCTGGCCGAGGACTCGGTACTGTAGGAAGTTTAA TTGCAATTTTTCTCGGAGCATGGAATTGTGTATTCATAATCTTCGGTTCTATAAATTGCCTAATTAGTGGCCTGTGGCAGATGGTGGCTGGTTTTGTAGTTGTAATGATAGAGGCACCGTGTTGCTGTCTATTCATTGATTTTGTACAAAACTTAAGCGATTGGGTGGAACAGAGACCTTATTGGAATAGAGCAGCGGCATATTGTTT gATGGCAGTCCCACCAGTCTTCGCTTGTCTTGGGATTAATAGTTTATTCGGCAGTGGCCTAATATTTGCAACAGGTGTAATATATGGATTGATGTCGCTTGGGCGAAA AGGATCCAGGCCCGACCAAGCAGGAATGACGTCGGGTATGGGTTCCCCACAGGGTTCTGTACCTCCTTCTACTACAGATCACCCTACAACTATCGTGGAGGATCCTGGTGACTGGAGGC